The following DNA comes from Methanobrevibacter wolinii SH.
TAAAGCTAATTTATTATTTACTTATAAGAAATATATTAATGTATTTGGATATTTAACTGAAGCTGATAAATTATTACCTAAAAATATTAATGTCTTACTTTTAAAATCAGGGGATTTATTATTTTTAGAAGAATATGAAGATGCTTTAAAGTATGCAAATATGGCTTTAGTACTTGATAAATTTAATTTCATAGGATGGGTATTTAAAGCATATTCTCATCTTTATTTAAAAGATATTTTTAATACATTACAATCATTTAATGTAGCATTAACTCTCAATAAGATGGATAAAAATCTTTGGAGATTATATGAATTAACTTTAATGTCAATAGGTAGTTATAATTTAGGATTAAATATTAATAAACAAGCTTTAACTATATTTCCAGATGATACTGATTTTTGGAGTGATAGATTGTTTATGCTTTCTGAAATTAAAGATACTGAATCTGAAGATTATATAAAATCATTAGAATATGGTAAAAATTCAAAATTTTTTAATGAGGATATTATTTTAGAAGATTATATTGATATGGATTATTTAGTTAATCTTATTGATTCATTATTCATTAAATTTGAGGTTTTATAATAATTAATTTTTAATTATTTTTTTTATATGTAAAATTTATTATTATAGATTTTACTTTAATTTTTTAGTTGAAAAACTATTTATAAAAATTTAAAGAATATTAATACTCTAAATTAACTTTAAATAGTTAATTCTAGGAATTATAAATATTTCAACATTTTTTTATTTTTAATTCTTTTTAGGTTTTTTTTGCTGTTTGTTTTTTATTTTTTTAGTTGTTTGTTGGTTTTTTGCAGTTTGTTTTTTATCTAAGTGTATGATTTTTTTTAATGTTTTGTTTTTTTATTTTGTTTAGGTGTAAGTTTTTTATTTTTAACTAATTTTCTAATTTTATTTAATTATTGCTATTTTAATTAAGTATAAAACTTATTAAGTAATTTAATAATTTTTCTAATTAGAATTTTTATTTAAGAATAAACTATTAAGTATTTATTTAATTAATTATAAAAATTAAAAATTATACTTTCAATAAGTTAAGGGTAAGAATATTATGGCAGAATTTAAAGAAGATTTAGAAAAAGCTTTTAAATATTTTTCTGATTGTAATTTTTCAAAGGCATTAAATATTTATTTAAGATTATATAATAAGGATTCTAATAATTTAACAATTATAAATAATATTGTATCAACTTATATAAAATTAGGAGATTATAATCAAGCAATTAAATTTGCAGATATTTATATTGATTTAAATGATAAAAATGTTAATGTTTTATT
Coding sequences within:
- a CDS encoding tetratricopeptide repeat protein; this translates as MAEFKEDLEKAFKYFSDCNFSKALNIYLRLYNKDSNNLTIINNIVSTYIKLGDYNQAIKFADIYIDLNDKNVNVLFSKVIGLINLKRYEEALTVIDRLIKLNPKDLKGYVLNIKF